A portion of the Celeribacter baekdonensis genome contains these proteins:
- a CDS encoding phosphoadenosine phosphosulfate reductase produces the protein MDNLETDLQKAVADLEDISDFSRAEWCDAIEDLSEELGYYQPLGSDFSAAFLDEKPRLLVCFDTYERATERTDLGYPHGMMLAAHHGWSTLTLIAHGPDPKNVWFRAPEITRYFDRLVDEGFFEDFDQVVFYGAGACGYAAAAYSVVAPGATVIAIAPQATLDGRLASWDHRFPATRRMDFTSRYGFAPNMVDGADRVFILYDPKIEMDAIHAALFHQPHVSRVPCRLFGADPEFEMMEMGALAPILVAAMQGTLDQRRMTQALRMRREHLGYLRRLLGELAPDNRPMQTALLCRHVVKTRPGARRFRRALQTATSALEEKGVALPWEKETEGVDG, from the coding sequence ATGGACAATCTGGAGACTGACCTGCAAAAGGCCGTAGCGGATTTAGAAGACATCTCCGATTTTTCGCGCGCAGAATGGTGCGACGCGATTGAAGATCTGTCCGAAGAGCTCGGCTATTATCAGCCGCTCGGTTCCGATTTCTCGGCGGCGTTCCTGGATGAAAAACCTCGGCTCTTGGTGTGTTTTGACACCTATGAACGCGCAACAGAGCGCACCGATCTGGGCTACCCGCACGGGATGATGCTGGCCGCTCATCACGGTTGGTCCACCCTCACCCTGATCGCCCATGGCCCCGACCCCAAAAACGTCTGGTTCCGCGCGCCTGAAATCACCCGCTATTTCGACCGTCTCGTCGACGAAGGCTTTTTTGAGGATTTCGATCAGGTGGTGTTTTACGGTGCCGGGGCCTGTGGTTACGCCGCAGCCGCCTATTCCGTGGTTGCCCCCGGCGCGACCGTGATCGCCATTGCGCCCCAAGCCACACTGGATGGCCGTCTGGCGTCCTGGGATCATCGTTTCCCGGCCACTCGCCGGATGGATTTCACCTCCCGCTATGGCTTTGCCCCAAATATGGTTGATGGTGCAGATCGGGTGTTTATCCTGTATGATCCAAAGATAGAAATGGACGCGATACACGCCGCCCTGTTTCATCAACCTCATGTCAGCCGCGTCCCCTGCCGCTTGTTTGGTGCCGACCCGGAATTTGAAATGATGGAAATGGGGGCTTTGGCACCGATCTTAGTGGCCGCGATGCAGGGCACTCTCGATCAACGCCGGATGACACAGGCGTTGCGCATGCGGCGCGAGCATTTGGGCTATCTGCGTCGGCTTTTGGGGGAACTGGCCCCGGACAACCGTCCGATGCAAACCGCGCTTTTGTGCCGCCATGTGGTCAAAACCCGCCCCGGCGCGCGTCGGTTCCGCCGCGCTTTGCAAACGGCAACATCCGCTTTGGAAGAAAAAGGTGTGGCATTGCCGTGGGAAAAGGAGACTGAGGGCGTGGACGGTTAA
- the ureG gene encoding urease accessory protein UreG, producing the protein MASPNGPLRVGIGGPVGAGKTTLTGALAKALAETYSVAVITNDIYTREDAEALMRQQILPMERIRGVETGGCPHTAIREDASINLAAVADLNAAFPDLDVILIESGGDNLAATFSPELADLTIYVIDTAAGQDIPRKRGPGVTRSDLLIVNKVDLAPYVGVDPALLEADTKRARGGRPYIMASLRTGQGVTEAVRFVEEDGGLM; encoded by the coding sequence ATGGCATCCCCAAACGGACCTTTGCGCGTTGGAATCGGCGGCCCTGTGGGGGCGGGTAAAACCACATTGACCGGGGCTTTGGCCAAGGCTTTGGCAGAGACCTACTCGGTCGCGGTGATCACCAATGACATCTACACCCGCGAGGATGCGGAGGCGTTGATGCGGCAACAAATCTTGCCGATGGAACGCATCCGCGGCGTGGAAACGGGCGGTTGCCCGCATACGGCGATCCGCGAAGATGCCTCGATCAATCTGGCCGCCGTGGCGGATTTGAACGCGGCGTTTCCGGATCTTGATGTGATATTGATTGAAAGCGGCGGCGACAATTTGGCCGCGACGTTTTCGCCGGAATTGGCGGATTTGACGATCTATGTGATCGACACCGCCGCCGGACAGGACATCCCACGCAAGCGCGGGCCGGGGGTGACACGGTCTGATTTGTTGATCGTCAACAAGGTTGATCTTGCGCCCTATGTTGGCGTCGACCCGGCGCTTTTGGAGGCGGATACCAAACGCGCCCGTGGGGGGCGGCCCTATATCATGGCGTCATTGCGCACGGGCCAAGGCGTCACTGAGGCGGTGCGGTTTGTCGAGGAGGATGGTGGGCTGATGTGA